In Labeo rohita strain BAU-BD-2019 chromosome 4, IGBB_LRoh.1.0, whole genome shotgun sequence, the DNA window TTTAATTAGGcattaaattgaaaattaaatacatgaatacattaataaaaatgcattaatactgtaatgagtatttaatattataaatattttcagtattataaataactatttttattattaattattaataagtttataaattaataaataattacatttagataCATTAATGCTGTACTATGACCtaaatattcttaatatttttctgtattataaatgtcacttaattaaatttaattaaattaaattaaaaatatatataaatatatatatattacactgataaaatgtaagtacattgatgctgtaatattattagtatttaatattcaaaatattttcagcattataaataactattttaattacCCATTAAATTGCACATTAAACACAAAtactatattaattattatatttaaatacactaaTTCTGTAATACTCGGAGtatcaaatattaaaactatttttcagTAAcataaaaagctattttaattaatcatcacatttaaaattaaatacacgaacaatgcaaaaataaaaagtaaatacattaattCTAGAATATTATGAGTATTTAATACTCaattttttcagcattataattatattaattatgcattaggtttaacattaaatacatgaataatacattaataaataattttaaattaatttaataaattttaatttatgagtattaaatattaaaaatatttttcagaattaaactattaattaaaatatattttaactattttaatttcaaattaaatacagaaagaataatttattataaatacataaatacattaatggTGTAAGATAAGGagtacaaaacataaaaaaaatttgagtattacttctacaaaaaaaaaaaagcattcagtTCCCAATTAAATACAggaaaaatacattaacaaatacatttaaatacattaatggTGTAAGAGGAGTAGGCTAGtagacataaatattttttagtattataactatttaaatattttatctataCTTTAATAATTCACAGTGATAAtaagtattataattattattagacaatgatgaaataaacaaacagcttTCCAACATGAAGACAGTATCATACTTACAAAACGATCTGTCTGTGATGCTTCTAGTAGAGATATGAGTCTCTCTGGGTTCTTGAGTAGTACTTTATAATCAAACACCGCAGATTTGTTCCTTTGGTCCCGTTGACTGGACTTGAACTCAGTTCCGTCCCGGTCCATAGTCACAGTGTGGTAAAACAGTCCGACCGCTATCCCCAGCAGCAGAAGGGGACCCGTGCAGCACCTCCGGCGGAGCGTCCAGATCCCACGGAAAAGCATTCCCACTTATGCGCAAACGTTCCTGGACAGAGTCAAGAGACATACCATTGGGAATATGCGTTTGGTCCCCACATCATCCCTCCGGATCACGGCGCGCTGTCGAGCTACAAGCGCTCAAACGCGCAGCTCAGGAATCCGACGCGCTGGGTTAAAGCGCACATATCTGAGAAACGCTTCATGACATGATCTTTAAGTAATTCGACGTGCGTCAGAGCTGCTTGTGAAGTCTCGTATCAACGGTCCGGCTATCCAAACAGAGTGAAAAGTTTCTCTGAAGGCTTCTTTCTTCTCCTCAAAGCTGCTGAGCCCCACGGTTGATTAAAAACACTCCCGAGCAGCGAAACCTCATGACTGAGAGTAATGATACGCCTCCTTCACGCTGAGCGCTCGCTGTCAGAGAGCGCCTGCCTCCCTTTACCAAACCGCTGTGAATGTTGTGGGTTCGGCTGGGCTTCTCAAACATACCAAACTTAAAGGCCTTTTCACACATAACGTGTTTAACACTCCTTTTTAATTGTTGGTCAATCTAGACGGGTGAGACTGACAGCTACAGCCGTTGCGTCGCGTCTCACTGTTTTTAAAAGGTATTTCGCGCGTAAACGCGTGcgtttttttaacgtttatctCAGAATTACCTTAACGTTTACAAAGCGTGTCTCGAGAAGTGTGCTACTCCTGTTCATAGATACTTAAATTGAGGTAACTGTAGTAAATACTGTTAAATCCAGCAAAAAAGAGGATGTTTGGGTCTGTTCTTTTGATTTGTTAAGTGCACACCTGGTTTGCGTTAACCCATTTAATCCCAACATTTTCCCAGCAATGCGAGCACATACATTTTACTCCTTGGAGAGCCCaaggaaacaaaataaattaatattctaccaaaaacaaacaaacaagcttatgaggacccttttcacaagactgATGACGCGTTTCAACGGTCATCAGCGTCATAAAccgtttatttttttatacattttgatttttttttaaacgtacctacatttgtaacactatactttgtattatatcaccttttcatcaatttacaaaaaaattgatGAAAGTAATAACTAGTAAGCCTATGGgtaagacttccggttcattagccaaAAGAGTTACGTGCCATAAACAACAAagctgtttgcactacaaactagtgtgctcataattaagataatacattaaaataatatagtaagacataccaatttgcaatattaagcagcaaaaaataaatataaaattaaaatttgtatgtGGATAAGACTGGAAGCCAAAGCCTAAAAATGAAAGCATGgcacagggttgccaggttttcacaacaaaacccacccaaatGCTTCTCAAAACTATCCCAATCATGTTTTGAAAGGGGTCCCCggtaaaaatcacattctggggccaaaatacacattttttggtggggttaccctggtaaaattagcattctgGGGCTAAATATTACCTTATTAGGGACACAAGGACATGAAAAACCacctgtggcaacagtgttaaagtagcccaattctgcaggaaaaccacagatttggcaacactgatatGGTTGCGCCCACTCATACAGGAATAATAGGTGAATAGGACCTTTAAATATTATAAGTAATATTTACCGCATGTATTATGAAACAATCTATGGAGCTTTGACATTTACTTTTAACATCTGTAgctcaaaacacatttgttaaCCATTCAAACTCAGCAAATTTTGCTTACAAATGGGGTTTTATGGGTTGTGATTAAATGAGTTAATATGAAAAGGATGGCTATTTGCATTCTACTTGTTTCATGAATGTGGCTCAGTTCGTTTCGCAATTGTCATATCCTTCCCACGCTCCAATTAAAATCAGAGGGCACCGACTAGGTGATATTAATGGTGTTCAAGGACCAAAAGGAAGTTGCATGTCCTACGTGggaaaagaaactgtaaaatgcaaaaatctaTTCAACCTTTACAATGCACTTTAAGACAATGTATACCAAAAGTTCttgatcattttattgtttttttttcccctcacatcTCTCAAAACGTATCACCACATCAGTGCAGTACAGGCTagagacacagacacacaaacatacacacatttgtCACAGTTGTCATTTGTTCTATTGTACACCTTAAGAGCTCCTCGGTAAAATAAGAAACATCCTGTCCTTTAAGCGGAGCATAATACATCATCTATCCATTACACACAAATAATCCCGCATAATTGTCACGTTCACTGGCGAGCAATGAGGCGTCACCGTTGCCGTCGTAATCTGTTCATATCAGGGTCCTTTAAGATTTGTCAGAGCTGAATGTCTCGAGACTTGTAGTCCATCAAACCGTTCAAGACTACAATTCCCAGTCTGCGTCATGTCAATCCATACTATGCCGTTATGGATTAGCAGGAGCTGCCAGATGCGAATGGTCATCACACATGGCAAGCCGAGGAATGTCttgaatgttaaaaaacatggGCCTCCCAATACCATCTTGCCCATCCGCCTCCAAAGATTAATGGAGATGaagagaaaaacataaaaacaggaAAAGTTTCGAGGGCAGTGTGCGCTTAGATTCACCAGCTAAAAAcgcccaacacacacacagcagccaCACCATCTTTCAGGCATCAACTCTCTCGCATGGTGATGTGACATGTACACACTCAGTCGAGGGGGACAGTCATTTCAGAGAGGTCGGCCAAGGTGATTTGGCGTTTATTTGTGCCGGCTTCCCCTCCTCTTCATGGCCGCCGTACACTGCGGGCAGTACCACTTCCCTTTGGGTGCCTCGGTCAAACCTACGCAGCCGTAGTGGAACCACTCAATCGGACACTGTGGGAAAAGACGGGAAAGAGTCAGAATCGAATTGATTTCTCTGACTGCAATCAAAATGTCACTTAGAATGACTAGAATGAATTTACTAGATATTTAGTAAGactagatattttttaaaaaaaatgctgaaaaaaaaaaaaaaaaaaaaaaaatactgaagtttaattcagtatattttataacttgttatacactaccagtcaaaagtttttgaaccgtaacatttttaatgttttttaaaaaggtctcttctgctcaccaagcctgcatttatttaatccaaagtaatCTGcaaaatcttgaaatatttttactatttaaaataactgttttctatgtgaatatattttaaaatgtaatttattcttgtgatttcactgctgaatttttagcattattactccagtcacatgatccttcagaaatcattctaatattctgatttgctgctcaaaaacatttgttattattattattattattattattattattgttgaaaacaggcgaggagaattttttcaggtttctctgatgaacagaaagttcagaagaacagcatttatctcaaataaaaaatcttttgtaacattataaatgtttttatcatcagttttaatcaatttaaagcatcctcgttaaataaaagtattaatttctgtatttcttttccaaaaaaacaaaaacatttgaatgttatagtgtataatgtaacaaagctttttatttaagataaatgctgatatatggatctttctattcaaagaatcctgaaaaaagtacccaactgttttaaatatttataataataataataataaaataaaatgtttcttgaacaacaaatcagcatattagaatgatttctgaaggatcatatgacactgaagactgatgtgtgattatgctgaaaatttagctttgatcacaggaatgaattacattttaaaatattcaaatagaaagcagttactttaaatggtaaaaatatttcacaatattacagcttctgctgtattttggatgaaacaaatgcaggtttggtgagcagtggagacttctttaaaaaaaacattaaaaatcttaccgttcaaaaactttggacTGGTAGTATTGTATATAAtagaatattttgttttataaaataattataatatagatattttccaatcaatcattttattaataaataatattttatgtataatatcaacttatagttttttatttatatgaaataattacaaaaattattttaataaaataataaatatataataaaattcatattatattaacaaCAATACTCGTGACTTCTTGCTGTCATCTCTGCAAAACATGACTGCCCAAGGGTCACAAGTGAGCTAGTGTGAGTTGTTTGAAGAGGAAACGTGCCTGTGTGTCTCTAGAGATGAAGGGTTTACTTACATCTTGGTTATCGCAGCCGACCATCTCTCCGTATGACACCTGCACAATGACAGAAAGAGAATGAGACACAGAGCGTTAGAGACAAACACGCGCATACACACCTGCAGCCGAGTGTCACGGATGTGCGCACCTGCAAACAAAGACTGTGCAAGTTTTCTCTTTGAAGTCTattcagagacacacacacacttctatTTTTGATACTTTGACAAAAGCAATATTACTTTGAGGccataaaacaaatgcattcaTGGGGAGACAATTCTTTTGCACTCACACATAAactaacacacacacccacacacacactctcacagaATCCTTCTGCAAACCGTTATTGGAGTCACACACACCTCACCTCCCTGAACAAGTCTTTGATTTTCCTGTATGAACTTGCTCTAGCAGGGATGGTTATAAATAGCTCGAGAAATAGAAGTTTTTCCTTTTCAGTACATTCACTCTGATCATATCTGGCAATTGTTTAatgcttatgtttttttttaataatagaaGCAAGAGATTACAGCtcatgaagttttaaatatagatatttttcttacacaaatggaTTGATTCACTTTAGTAGGACTTTATTAACCCCTCAGAGCCAAATAGAGTACTTTTTATAGTggatggatgaactttattgggcttcaaaatctcaacacccattcaccgccattataaagcttgaaagagccaggacatttttgaaATGAGGGCGTGTAAATCTAGAATGAACACGATGTGACATAAACGCACCTGGTTGCAGATGCAGTATCTGGGTTCGTTGGGATCGTAGGTCCAATCCACCTGACTGCTGGTGTCCGTTTCTGTGACGGTGGTCTGTACCAGCTCATGAGCCAATGCTGATGATGACGAGCAGGATGACagtgaagaggaagaggaggatgaaGAGGACTGGTGGTTGGAAGACTTAGTGTTGCCTCTGAAAATCCAAGCAAGAAAGTGGTTGCAAATTATATGAATTTGACACAAAATGTGCCAGATAAAGAGCTTTGTGCTTGTAGAGGAGGCACAATGTACAGAACACCACAAAAATGTATCTGGGTGGCTCATTCAGGAACTGAATAGATGAATACGGCAACACTGTGAGTCTTACTTGGTCTTACGTCCCGTGCGAGAGTCCGAGCTGTTGTTGGACGTGAGGGGCTGTGTGAGTGTGCTAGCCAGCGCTGAAGAAGAGTAACTGCTAGTGTCCCGGCTCAGAGCAAACTCCCGGCCCAAGAAATCATTGTTCTTGACCGCTTCATAACTGGCCTTGAGACTGCTTGTTCTCCTGCCCTCTTTCATCttgaaaacacacaaatattaaagaggatgaagaaacaaattctctctctctcgctctatatatatataattttacattttaaatacacatatacatcAAAATATAgatcaaaaatactttttatttatatatttattttcattttttatttattttaattataaatgcattttaaatgccacaatatctgaatatttttttcatttaaattgcatttataattaaaataaagataaaataaaaataaataaataaaatgtatttttggtctATATTTAGATGTAAATGTGTACATGCACacatatacattatttaaaggacaaaaacaaaacaaaaaatacaaaaaaggtgaaatacatacaatattatttacattttaaatacacatttacatcaaaatatagatcaaaaatacagttcatttatttattttttatttatctttatttaaattattaatgcattttaaatgacaaagtattCTGCGTGTCTATCTTATTATagttgcttttattatttaggCTTTTTTGATGTAAAAGAGTCTCACTGGacctaaatacaaaataaaagcttaaactGAAACTCCAAAATTACAGGACAGGATGTGTCGATACGATTTCCCTCTAGAGATAATATCAAAGTGCCCCTGTGTAGTGAACGCTGAAATTAACATGGGCTGAGTGCCACGATAAGATAATCTGACACAAAAACAGGAGGAAAAAAGGACCTCTAAGAGGCCAAAAATAGCGGAAATAGGAAGTGAAGGGTGGAGGGGGTGCAAATAGATGTAGAATTAGAGGGGAAGACGGGGGATGGCGGTTTTACCTGTGCGGTGGCTTGCACTGCCTGAGCTGCTGCCATGGAAATGGCCCCCGCCCCTGCAGCGGGCCCGGCAGGAAGTGGGCTCAGGTTGTACGAGGAAAGCGACTGGGAGGAGTTTACGTTATACACGCTGTTAGAAGAGGACGTGCTGTTTACTCTGCAGCCTGCAACgcacatcaaaaaaaaaaaaaaaaaaaaaatcacatttgtgaGGAACAATGTAACAGTGTAACAATGAGGGATAACTAATCTTGTTACACCATTAAACTTATTTCTTTTGAAAAGTTCAGTAGTTACCATACACAGCAAGTAGTTCTGAAGCATGATTATAACAAATCATAATTGTTTATTTCCCTTGACACTGATTAGGATCAGGATTAGGACTGCAGTTATACTGAATATTTGCTATATATTTGCTGGAAATCACTGTAatttaaatgcactttttatTGAGCCATAATGTTCCCTAAAgattaaattagattaatttaacaatactcttacataaaatgcatgtatGAGAGTGTATGAGAATAGCAAAGTTTACTtacattttctacatttttgtaAGCATTCTGATGCAAGtaactataaaatattatttcctgTGTtcgtttaataaaaataaataaataaaaatcaccttacttttttttacagattaattctctaaatcataaatcattttgaaTGAGCATTTGGCAACAATggctatttgatcaaaataaggcaaaataaaatatttatttaaaataaataaatatatatatatatatatatatatttttttttttttttttttcacctgtttaatacatttaatagcaAATATACTTTCactcaaaagttcaaaagtttgggcttaagatttttttttaaatgaattaattttttagttttcaacACAGATAataacaccaaatcagcatatcagaatgatttctaaaagatcatggAACAATGAAAATATGATAATTCTGCTTTGCAAAATTCTTTTCGCAATATTACGGTtttaacttaagttttgatcaaacaaaagcagtcttggtgagcattaaaTGACAAACTTCTGAACGGTagtataaatgttgaaatataccAAATACTGTCAAAAGCCTAAAAAATTTTACTTTCtctgaaaaatgttttggttgtgTCTGACATGTTTTCATATGGCAACAGAATGTATGTCTTACCCGGTGTGTTTTCTTTAGAGGCGTCTGACGTGAGTGTGGAGAGAAGGGCCTCGGACTTAAACTTCTTTTCTGGTACGTGTTCAGTAGTGTGGTGGGCTGGCGTGCTATACTTCCTCTCTGTtaaaagacacaaacacaggTAAGAGGATTGAAACAGAAGGAGGACAAGGGGCAGACATTGTCTTGAATCAGGCTTACTCtccacagtggtgtgtgaatgtACATGGTGGTTATTGACAGGCTGGGAGGGGCTGTCCATCTCCAGTGACCCtagaaaaagtaaaactgaCTTTCAGGTAAACAGTTTCAAATCAGCGCAAAGCCAAATGATCAGTTCACTGAAATGCACCCAGACTAGCTTTAATTCTTCCTATCAGGTATTATTCCAAAGACTAAGTAGTAGTTTATTTGCTACACATTGGAAACACCATCTTTAAAAACACGaggcatttaagcatttttttaataagcgCTTGAACAAACTACAAAGAAGGTGATTGACAGGTGCCACTCACGTCTCTCCAGGATTTCTGTAATGCCTGCGTTATCTGCCTCCAACTCCATTTTGAACTTCGCCAACTCCTGATCCAACTTCCGCAAATGTCTATCAACCTATGTAGAGACCCACATATCAGCATAAGATTTACAGGGAGCAGATATTCCCTAAACCTTCTCACCAGGATCATAGTCATATCCCATCATTCTGActgtgaaaaaatacatttttaaataaacttgagTTATAGCACATGAAAAGCAGTGTTGATCAACTGTGGGAGTAGTAGCATCCCTGAGAGCTATGGCCTATTCACTATCTATGATATGCTGCCACCTAGTGGAAACAAAATTACTCACCAGATCATAAATTTGATTGGCTAATTGGACCTTTTCATCCGCATCTTCTAAAGCTTTATAGTAGTCCTGATAAACAGCAAGAGATACGTTTAAAAGAAAACTGTGCATATGATCACTCAAATACAAAACTATCCGTCAacgcttaaaggaatagttcactcaaaagtttctgaaaattctcaggccatccaagatgtagaaatttagcattacatcacttgctgagcaaaggatcctctgcagtgaacgggtgccatcagaatgagagtcagaataaaaacatcacaaaaatctaTGACTTCAGTCTATCAAATTAACATCTTGGaaactgaaaacacaaaaatccaccaacatatctGCTTAGAACTCTTTTGGACTGTTCATATTGCACAGATCAAGATCATTTCACTCCAGGTTTAGAAAAGATAGCTTTTTCACTTGAAAATGCAATATTATGGGTAGAAGAttcatattttagctggaaacaatggtttaaaattaaaaacatcttaatgggTTTATTACAAGCACACAGCTTTTCAATCCACAAtgttacgtttttttttaatcagctgtttgaaatctaattctgacggcacccattaactgcagaggatccactggtgagcaagtgatccaaatgttgaatttttaaaaatctattacaATGAAGAAACatactcatctacatcttggatgacctggggtgagtacatttttagctaatgttcatttttggctgaactattcctttaaaaatttCACTTTTGGATTTCAGTATCAGCACAGCATCTGTTCTTTacctttttaataatttccatCTGTTCTTCCCTCCATTCAGGCTTGTTCTTCTTGGCGTTAGTAAAGAACTCATTAACCCGCTGCTCTAGCTGATCCATCGCATCTGAACAAAAGAACAGGGGCAGGAATGAGTCAAGAACCCAACAGTCAGCTCACAATCGCACTGATTGGCTACTGTGGAATCTATGGTCagttcactgaaataaatgttttgatggAGGAGGTGGTGAAGCCTATTGGCTGGGTAGATCATTAAAAGGTTGTAGGTTCAACCCCCACAAAGGGTGATCTGTGAACCATAACAATTGAACGCAAGGCgtttaaaggaaaaaatatgTCCAGGTCacctcaaaataataataaaaagtctcaaaaaaaaaaaaataataaaaataaaataaatgttatagtTTAAATAAggtttattgtatatttaaaaataaacaaataaatagatcaATAAAGTATATATGCTtatttttcttatgtttttttatgtgaattattACCTGGACATGTTCTTGCACATGAAATTAGTTGTGAACCCTGTCAAGAACGACAGTCCttatactaataatactataaCCATGGCTAAATTAGCAGTTTAGGGTTAGTCAAAACTAAAATGAGTTATTAAGTAGACAAAATACGTACAGTTTGCACACCATGCAAACCTATAACGGTCAACAAATGAATGAAACACCATTGTGATGAAGATTATGAAGAGCCTATTCATATCAGTATTCATGACAGTGT includes these proteins:
- the ing3 gene encoding inhibitor of growth protein 3 isoform X1; translation: MLYLEDYLEMIEQLPMDLRDRFTEMREMDLQVQNAMDQLEQRVNEFFTNAKKNKPEWREEQMEIIKKDYYKALEDADEKVQLANQIYDLVDRHLRKLDQELAKFKMELEADNAGITEILERRSLEMDSPSQPVNNHHVHSHTTVEKRKYSTPAHHTTEHVPEKKFKSEALLSTLTSDASKENTPGCRVNSTSSSNSVYNVNSSQSLSSYNLSPLPAGPAAGAGAISMAAAQAVQATAQMKEGRRTSSLKASYEAVKNNDFLGREFALSRDTSSYSSSALASTLTQPLTSNNSSDSRTGRKTKGNTKSSNHQSSSSSSSSSLSSCSSSSALAHELVQTTVTETDTSSQVDWTYDPNEPRYCICNQVSYGEMVGCDNQDCPIEWFHYGCVGLTEAPKGKWYCPQCTAAMKRRGSRHK
- the ing3 gene encoding inhibitor of growth protein 3 isoform X2, with amino-acid sequence MLYLEDYLEMIEQLPMDLRDRFTEMREMDLQVQNAMDQLEQRVNEFFTNAKKNKPEWREEQMEIIKKDYYKALEDADEKVQLANQIYDLVDRHLRKLDQELAKFKMELEADNAGITEILERRSLEMDSPSQPVNNHHVHSHTTVEKRKYSTPAHHTTEHVPEKKFKSEALLSTLTSDASKENTPGCRVNSTSSSNSVYNVNSSQSLSSYNLSPLPAGPAAGAGAISMATARTLARDVRPKATLSLPTTSPLHPPLPLHCHPARHHQHWLMSWYRPPSQKRTPAVRWIGPTIPTNPDTASATRCHTERWSAAITKIVRLSGSTTAA